One genomic segment of Sanyastnella coralliicola includes these proteins:
- a CDS encoding DUF4252 domain-containing protein → MKKYLLMLVAVAGSFAMSAQQNPIETYFSDFSSNEEFTQITFSGKMFEMANHIEATNEEEEELLEAFRMIEGVAVVASEDKGSSRANYTEARKRPGKEFESLVTINDKDGNAEVLIKEQNGVVTEVLVIAGGEEGFAVVGIWGEIDLNTLAELTREFQVSMMENYDAKAATAGRDVSMFPNPAPGGQVSVDLPQDLEGAIVRVHNMNGTLITERNVTSTRVQFDTANLSNGTYIVSVTKGNNTVFTEQLIISK, encoded by the coding sequence ATGAAAAAATACCTATTAATGCTTGTAGCGGTGGCAGGAAGCTTCGCAATGAGCGCTCAACAAAACCCGATAGAAACTTACTTCAGCGACTTCTCTTCTAACGAAGAATTCACGCAGATTACTTTCTCGGGAAAGATGTTCGAAATGGCGAACCATATCGAAGCAACAAATGAAGAGGAAGAAGAGCTATTGGAAGCGTTCCGAATGATCGAAGGAGTTGCAGTGGTGGCTTCTGAAGACAAAGGAAGTTCTCGTGCGAACTACACGGAAGCTCGTAAGCGTCCAGGAAAAGAGTTCGAAAGCTTGGTAACAATCAATGACAAAGACGGAAACGCTGAAGTCTTGATCAAGGAACAAAATGGAGTGGTTACTGAAGTATTGGTGATCGCAGGTGGCGAGGAAGGATTTGCCGTAGTTGGAATCTGGGGAGAAATTGACCTCAACACTTTGGCAGAACTAACACGCGAGTTCCAAGTAAGCATGATGGAGAACTACGACGCAAAAGCGGCAACAGCAGGACGTGACGTCTCAATGTTCCCTAACCCTGCCCCAGGCGGACAGGTAAGCGTTGATCTTCCACAAGACCTTGAAGGAGCGATCGTACGTGTTCACAACATGAACGGAACGCTAATCACAGAACGCAACGTGACATCAACACGCGTACAGTTCGACACAGCGAACCTATCAAACGGCACCTACATCGTATCTGTCACAAAAGGAAACAACACTGTATTTACTGAGCAGCTGATTATCAGCAAGTAA
- a CDS encoding DUF983 domain-containing protein produces the protein MAMKGNKLYSILRMKCPKCHEGDLFEDKNPYHLKKIAAMPEKCPHCGESFSREPGFYFGAAYVSYGLTVALWIAILVALLTFNALGWIEYGFFSHPVVFIVTGIASLILLLPLIYRLSRSIWISMFVKYDEEAGQAQKQQA, from the coding sequence ATGGCTATGAAAGGAAATAAGTTGTATTCGATCCTTCGAATGAAATGTCCGAAGTGTCATGAAGGGGATCTTTTCGAAGACAAGAACCCTTACCATCTCAAAAAGATTGCCGCAATGCCGGAGAAATGTCCGCATTGTGGAGAGAGTTTTTCTCGTGAACCTGGATTCTATTTTGGTGCAGCCTACGTGAGTTACGGATTGACAGTGGCCCTCTGGATTGCGATTCTAGTGGCTTTGCTCACATTTAACGCTCTGGGTTGGATCGAATATGGATTCTTCTCGCACCCGGTCGTTTTCATTGTGACGGGTATTGCGTCATTAATTCTGCTTCTGCCGTTGATTTATCGCTTGTCGCGAAGCATTTGGATTAGCATGTTCGTCAAGTACGACGAAGAAGCTGGACAAGCCCAAAAACAACAGGCATAA
- a CDS encoding bifunctional 3-deoxy-7-phosphoheptulonate synthase/chorismate mutase type II — MPIFVITYKEQRMDIAPLASWPIQTDHPIIIAGPCSAETPEQVMQTAIELGKSGKVNLFRSGIWKPRTRPGSFQGIGEPALEWLVEAGKASGIPTTTEVANAQHVEACLKAGVDVLWIGARTTVNPFSVQEIADALKGVDIPVIIKNPINPDLQLWIGAVERFLNNGLNKLMVMHRGFSSPNPGIYRNAPMWEIPIELKALHPDLPIICDPSHITGKRELLLDVAQKAMDLGMHGLMIETHPTPEKAWSDARQQVTPERFVELVDHLQLRTENVDQTSSADLSGLRARIDDIDTHIIQLLKDRMELITEIGEYKKDHGLTILQLERWKEILETRSALAKKLGLQEDFVRRYLETVHKASIKEQSRIMNEGQEDQVMWS, encoded by the coding sequence ATGCCTATCTTTGTTATTACTTACAAAGAACAACGAATGGACATTGCTCCTTTGGCTTCGTGGCCTATACAAACCGATCACCCTATTATCATTGCCGGACCCTGTTCAGCGGAAACGCCTGAGCAAGTCATGCAAACCGCTATTGAACTCGGCAAAAGCGGAAAGGTGAACCTCTTCCGTTCAGGAATCTGGAAGCCGCGTACTCGTCCTGGTTCTTTTCAAGGAATTGGAGAGCCGGCCCTTGAATGGCTCGTAGAAGCTGGAAAAGCTTCTGGTATCCCAACCACTACAGAAGTTGCCAATGCACAACACGTGGAGGCCTGCTTAAAGGCTGGCGTGGATGTGTTGTGGATTGGAGCGCGAACAACGGTGAATCCGTTTTCAGTTCAAGAGATTGCTGATGCCTTGAAAGGTGTAGACATTCCTGTCATCATCAAAAACCCAATCAACCCAGATCTTCAACTTTGGATTGGTGCGGTGGAGCGATTCCTTAATAATGGCTTGAATAAACTCATGGTGATGCACCGCGGGTTTTCTAGTCCGAACCCAGGTATCTACCGTAATGCGCCGATGTGGGAGATTCCTATCGAACTCAAAGCGCTCCACCCAGACCTCCCGATCATCTGTGACCCTAGCCATATTACAGGGAAACGAGAGTTGCTTCTTGATGTGGCTCAAAAAGCCATGGATCTCGGTATGCATGGACTAATGATCGAAACGCACCCTACCCCTGAAAAGGCATGGAGTGATGCGCGTCAGCAAGTCACACCCGAACGTTTTGTTGAATTGGTTGATCACCTTCAACTGAGAACAGAAAACGTCGACCAAACCTCATCGGCTGATCTTTCAGGTTTGCGCGCGCGTATTGATGACATTGATACCCACATTATCCAACTCTTAAAGGATCGCATGGAACTGATCACTGAGATTGGAGAGTACAAGAAAGATCACGGATTAACCATCCTTCAGTTAGAGCGCTGGAAAGAGATACTAGAAACCCGTTCCGCGCTAGCGAAAAAATTAGGCCTACAAGAAGACTTCGTTCGACGCTACTTAGAAACGGTGCACAAGGCATCTATCAAAGAGCAAAGTCGCATTATGAACGAAGGACAAGAAGATCAAGTGATGTGGTCTTGA
- a CDS encoding gliding motility-associated C-terminal domain-containing protein: MKKIIAALLLAIPVLAFGQEVNISTGSYTGCGGFLVDSGNTAGDYTPNENYTFLICAEEPEEVINLYWNLCDLGEGDQISIYDGVDDTAPLIGTYTGFDLQAQDIYNSVDNTTGCLFLVFTSDAEDNGNFTAEISCGYPCERPFAILEGQDEIPLLICPGDEVNFDASPSTVAEGFELTEWEWDYGDGEVETFTDGPTASHTYDVPGAYKVQLGLTDNNECENNNLTDYLILVSTDPDFTGTSVDVEICVGQEVDLTGVVNGITWDGTPDANLGGELFIPDDQEQCFESTITYQAFAPNQVVEQPEDIDDIFVNFEHSFMGDLTISIICPSGQSMALHQQGGGGTWLGEPVDDDGQPNAQGVGYDYWWAPDATLGTWADESGGFTTLPSDTYSSAQPWTLLEGCPLNGDWTIEICDSWGSDNGFIFDWAINFDPELFPEPIVFTPQFGPECDSTSWAGPSIIETSADCNDITIQPTSSGQEQYVYTATNNHGCTYEQTVNVIITQGPIAATSDVLYWCGNAISLDGQITNPEAGTVYEYSWDNGGLLSDPNVANPQLGNLDDETVFTLTVNPLGAPECASTSSVLVAIPDEPIIFPQDTIIGCFGEEFLLVAPDQSPDWDYNFVWVNLDDEDQPLPQQQGIAVGDPGTYQLTISMVDPCNYVIQEEIEVIMEVCELGDIPNVITPNGDADNDFFRIEGLEYFSGSSLLVYNRWGALIYESDNYKSNWSPTEDEASEGTYYFILTVNFPEGPEEFTGELTILRK; this comes from the coding sequence ATGAAAAAGATTATTGCAGCACTTTTATTGGCGATCCCTGTTCTTGCTTTCGGACAAGAAGTAAACATTAGTACTGGATCATACACCGGTTGTGGAGGATTCCTCGTGGATTCTGGAAACACTGCAGGTGATTACACTCCAAACGAAAACTACACCTTCCTTATCTGTGCAGAAGAACCAGAAGAAGTAATCAACCTCTACTGGAACCTATGCGACCTCGGAGAAGGTGACCAGATTTCAATTTACGATGGGGTAGATGATACTGCTCCGCTTATCGGAACTTACACTGGCTTCGATCTTCAAGCACAAGACATTTACAATTCGGTAGACAACACTACAGGGTGTCTTTTCCTCGTCTTCACATCTGACGCTGAAGACAACGGAAACTTCACGGCTGAAATCAGCTGTGGTTACCCTTGTGAACGTCCATTCGCGATTCTAGAAGGTCAAGACGAAATCCCATTATTGATCTGTCCTGGAGACGAAGTGAACTTCGATGCCTCTCCATCTACAGTAGCTGAAGGATTCGAGCTTACTGAATGGGAATGGGATTATGGTGATGGTGAAGTAGAGACATTTACTGATGGTCCTACAGCATCACACACTTACGATGTACCTGGTGCTTACAAAGTACAGCTCGGTTTGACAGACAACAACGAATGTGAGAACAACAACCTTACTGATTACTTGATCCTTGTTTCAACGGATCCTGATTTCACAGGAACATCTGTAGACGTGGAGATCTGTGTTGGTCAGGAAGTAGACCTTACAGGAGTTGTGAATGGAATTACTTGGGATGGAACTCCAGATGCGAACCTTGGTGGTGAGCTCTTCATTCCAGATGACCAGGAACAGTGTTTCGAATCAACAATTACTTACCAGGCTTTTGCTCCGAATCAGGTGGTAGAACAGCCGGAAGACATCGACGATATCTTCGTGAACTTCGAGCACTCTTTCATGGGTGACTTGACGATCTCAATCATTTGCCCAAGCGGACAGTCAATGGCACTACACCAGCAAGGTGGTGGTGGTACTTGGCTTGGTGAGCCAGTTGATGATGATGGGCAGCCAAACGCCCAAGGTGTTGGTTACGACTACTGGTGGGCACCAGACGCAACACTCGGAACATGGGCTGATGAGTCAGGAGGTTTCACAACACTTCCTTCAGATACCTACTCAAGTGCACAGCCATGGACGCTTCTAGAAGGATGTCCATTGAACGGAGACTGGACCATCGAAATCTGTGATTCATGGGGATCAGATAACGGATTCATCTTCGACTGGGCCATCAACTTCGATCCTGAGCTCTTCCCAGAGCCTATCGTGTTCACGCCGCAGTTCGGACCTGAATGTGATTCAACTTCATGGGCAGGACCTTCAATCATTGAAACAAGTGCTGACTGTAACGACATTACAATCCAGCCAACTTCTTCAGGACAAGAGCAATACGTTTACACAGCGACAAACAACCACGGTTGTACTTACGAGCAAACGGTGAACGTCATCATCACTCAAGGGCCAATCGCCGCAACTTCAGACGTACTTTATTGGTGTGGTAATGCGATCAGCCTTGATGGTCAGATTACGAACCCTGAAGCAGGAACAGTTTACGAGTACTCTTGGGATAACGGAGGACTCTTGAGCGATCCTAACGTGGCGAATCCACAGTTGGGTAACCTTGATGATGAAACAGTATTCACATTGACAGTGAATCCATTGGGAGCACCTGAATGTGCCTCAACCTCTTCTGTGCTTGTAGCGATTCCAGATGAGCCAATCATCTTCCCACAGGATACCATCATCGGATGTTTCGGTGAAGAGTTCTTGTTGGTAGCGCCAGACCAGTCTCCTGATTGGGACTACAACTTCGTTTGGGTGAATCTTGATGATGAAGACCAACCGCTTCCACAACAGCAAGGAATTGCCGTGGGAGATCCAGGAACATACCAATTGACTATTTCAATGGTTGATCCATGTAACTACGTGATCCAAGAGGAGATCGAAGTGATTATGGAAGTATGTGAATTGGGAGACATTCCAAACGTGATCACGCCAAACGGTGATGCCGACAACGACTTCTTCCGCATTGAAGGACTAGAGTACTTCTCTGGAAGCTCACTCCTTGTATACAACCGTTGGGGTGCGTTGATCTACGAAAGCGATAATTACAAGAGCAACTGGTCTCCAACAGAAGATGAAGCTTCTGAAGGAACCTACTACTTCATTCTTACAGTGAACTTCCCTGAAGGACCAGAAGAATTCACTGGAGAACTCACGATACTTAGAAAATGA